A stretch of Cucumis sativus cultivar 9930 chromosome 2, Cucumber_9930_V3, whole genome shotgun sequence DNA encodes these proteins:
- the LOC101211328 gene encoding guanosine nucleotide diphosphate dissociation inhibitor 2, whose amino-acid sequence MDEEYDVIVLGTGLKECILSGLLSVDGLKVLHMDRNDYYGGESSSLNLIQLWKRFRGDDKPPAHLGSSRDYNVDMIPKFMMANGTLVRVLIHTDVTKYLSFKAVDGSYVYNKGKIHKVPATDMEALKSPLMGLFEKRRARKFFIFVQDYDESNPKTHEGMDLARVTTKELIAKYGLDDNTIDFIGHALALHRDDRYLDLPALDTVKRMKLYAESLARFQGGSPYIYPLYGLGELPQAFARLSAVYGGTYMLNKPECKVEFDDEGKVIGVTSEGETAKCKKVVCDPSYLSNKVRKVGKVARAIAIMSHTIPNTNDSHSVQIIIPQKQLGRRSDMYVFCCSYSHNVAPRGKFIAFVTTEAETDHPESELKPGIDLLGAVDEIFFDTYDRYEPVNEPSLDNCFISMSYDATTHFESTVVDVLNMYTMITGKAVDLSVDLSAASAAEE is encoded by the exons ATGGATGAAGAATACGACGTTATTGTGCTTGGAACCGGTCTCAAGGAGTGCATCCTCAGTGGTCTTCTCTCCGTTGATGGCCTTAAG gTTCTGCACATGGATAGGAATGACTATTATGGAGGTGAATCTTCATCGCTTAATCTCATTCAG CTTTGGAAGCGGTTTAGGGGAGATGACAAGCCACCTGCCCACCTGGGTTCTAGCAGGGACTACAACGTGGACATGATTCCAAAG TTTATGATGGCAAATGGAACACTTGTGCGTGTCCTTATCCATACAGATGTAACCAAGTATTTGTCTTTTAAAGCTGTTGACGGTAGCTATGTGTATAACAAAGGAAAG ATTCACAAAGTTCCAGCCACAGATATGGAAGCTCTTAAATCTCCACTTATGGGCTTATTTGAGAAACGCCGTGCTCGCAAGTTCTTCATCTTTGTCCAAGATTATGATGAAAGTAATCCTAAGACGCATGAAGGAATGGACTTGGCAAGAGTGACAACAAAAGAATTGATTGC AAAGTATGGACTGGATGACAACACTATTGACTTCATTGGTCATGCATTGGCACTTCATAGAGATGATCGCTATCTTGATCTGCCTGCATTAGATACAGTAAAGAGAATGAAG CTTTATGCGGAGTCTCTTGCACGCTTTCAAGGAGGGTCTCCATACATCTATCCTCTATATGGACTAGGAGAGCTTCCACAG gCATTTGCTCGCCTCAGTGCTGTCTACGGTGGAACATATATGTTAAACAAACCTGAGTGCAAG GTGGAATTTGATGATGAAGGAAAAGTTATTGGTGTCACTTCAGAAGGGGAAACTGCCAAGTGCAAAAAGGTTGTCTGCGATCCTTCCTACTTGTCGAACAAG GTCAGGAAGGTTGGTAAGGTTGCTAGGGCTATTGCCATAATGAGCCACACAATACCAAACACCAATGATTCCCATTCGGTGCAGATTATTATACCGCAGAAGCAGTTGGGTCGCAGATCGGACAT GTATGTTTTTTGTTGCTCTTACTCTCACAACGTTGCTCCAAGAGGCAAGTTTATTGCTTTTGTTACAACAGAAGCTGAGACTGACCATCCCGAGTCAGAACTAAAACCAGGAATTGACCTGCTGGGGGCCGTTGATGAGATATTTTTTGATACATATGATAGATACGAGCCAGTCAATGAACCATCTCTGGACAATTGCTTTATATCTATG AGTTATGATGCTACAACACATTTCGAATCAACTGTTGTTGATGTGCTCAACATGTATACAATGATAACTGGCAAG gCTGTTGATCTGAGTGTGGATTTGAGTGCTGCTAGTGCTGCAGAAGAATGA